The Xylophilus rhododendri region GCACGACAGCCTCTATCCCGCCGACACCCAGGTGCTGACGGTGATGATGGATTCGGCCCTCTTCGGCTTCCCGCAGGCGCCGGTGGGCGTGCGCCGGGTCAACGTCGAGATTCCCAAGGTCAGCAGCGCACGCTGAGCGCCTTTCACCGGCGCGACACCAGCGCTCACACCGCCCTGTGCACGGCCCTGCTATTCTGCAGGGCCGTTTTTCTTGCCCGATGGTCCATGGACGCCACCCGCATCATTGCCATCCGCCACGGCGAAACCGCCTGGAACGTCGACACCCGCATCCAGGGCCAGCTCGACATCCCCCTCAACGAAACCGGCGAATGGCAGGCGCGCCAGCTCGGCCGCGCGCTGTCGGCCGAGCCGATCGCCGCCGTCTACGCCAGCGACCTGCAGCGCGCCCACCGCACGGCCGAGCATGTGGCCGAGGCGGTCGGCGGCGTGGACGTGCAGCCGATCACCGGCCTGCGCGAGCGGCTCTTCGGCACCTTCGAGGGCCTGACCTTCCACGACATCGAATCCACCCTGCCCGAGCAGGCGCACCTCTGGCGCACCCGGGTGCCGGATTTCGCGCCGGAGGGCGGCGAATCGCTGCTGCAGTTCCGCGAACGGGTGCTCGACACCCTGCACCAGCTGGCCGCCCGCCATCCCGGCGAGCAGATCGTGCTGGTCGCCCACGGCGGCGTGATGGACGTGCTCTACCGCGCCGCCACCGGCCAGGAGCTGCAGGCGCCGCGCACCTGGAAGACCGGCAATGCGGTCATCAACCGCCTGCTGTGGACACCCGAATCCGTCACCCTGATCGGCTGGGCCGACGATTCGCACCTGGACCCCGGCACGCTGGACGACACGACGACCTGATCGGCGAAGCCGGGCCGGGCGCGAAAGCGCATGGAAGTTTCGCCTTGCGAATCCATCTTTTCGCAAGAATCTTCGTTCGCCATTAAAGATTGACGAGAGTGCGCTTCTTTCAGGAGCCTCTCGATGTCACCGATCCCGACCCGGCACGCCTTGCTGGATCGTTTTGCGCCCCCCGTTCTTGGCGCGTTTCCCGCAACCCCGGGCGGAATCGCCGCCCCGCCCCGCGCGTCCAGCATTTCGGCATCGTCGTTCTGCGGCTTGCAGGAACCGGAAGGCCACGGCGCCGCGATCGCGCTGCCGGCAATCGCCGGCCAAGCCGGCTGCGGCGACTTCGCCGCCCCGCCCGACAACCCGCCACGCCCCAGCTTCGTCATCGCCGGCAAGCGCCAAACCCAGAGCCTGTACGGCATGGGCATACAGCAGCTCGCTCACTTTTTCGGCGACTGCAGCCTGCACGCCCTGGATCGCGGCACCCGGCGCATGCTCCAGAAGCGCCAATCGACGCAGCTGCGGCGCTTCGGCGAGATGCCTCCACGCACCCTCGGCGAAATGCGGCTGCTGCAGGCCATCCGCAAGCCGGTGGGCCTGGTCGATCTGGCGCGCCACCGGCGCGGCGCCGAACCGCTGCTGGTGGTGCTGAGCGGGCATTCAGGTCCCGGCTCCCGCTGCCTGGGCACCACACCCATGAGGGACGTGGCCGCATCGCTCCAGGCCGCCGGCTTGCGGGACGGCGACGTCATCTACCTGTCGGCATGCTTCGGCGCCGACTCGCGCAATACCGACAGCACCGACCCGGCCGTGCTGGCGGATTCAGCGGCCGGCAGCCAGGGCCAGGGTACCCGGCTGCTGCCGGCCGGGCAGCACCTGGCCGATGCGCTGGGCGGCCTGGGCCTGGGGCGCTGCGCCGTGGTGGCCGTGCACAACTATGTGGAGACCCCGGCGCACAAGGACCTGCGCACCCGCAAGATCCGCTATCACGCCCATGTCGGCCAGGAGTACTCCTCCACGCAGACACCCCGCCCACGCCAGGCCATCGCCAGGGCGGCGCGGGTGTTTCGCAGTGGCAGGCCGCCTTCGGCGCTGCTGGCGGATCTCGCTGCCGGCGATCGGCAGGCGCTTGCACCGGCACTGGGCTTTCTGGATACCGTCACCCCCAGGCAGCTCGCGGCGCCGGCGGCAGCTTGAGGCGGCCTGCCCTGGCTCCTAGGAGAACAGGTCGGCGCCCCGTGAAGGCGGCGTCACCTGCAAATGCCGGTAGGCCGCCAGGGTCGCGATGCGGCCACGCGGCGTGCGCTGCAGAAAGCCCTGCTGGATCAGATAGGGCTCGATCACGTCCTCGATGGTGCCGGCCTCCTCGCCGATGGAGGCGGCGATGTTGTCCAGCCCCACCGGCCCGCCGTCGAAGCGGTGGATCAGCGCTTCGAGCAGCTTGCGGTCCATCACGTCGAAGCCTTGCGGATCCACGTCCAGCATCTTCAGCGCCCGGTCGGCGATCGGCAGGGTGATGCGGCCGTCGCCCTTCACATCGGCGTAGTCGCGCACCCGGCGCAAGAGGCGGTTGGAGATGCGCGGCGTGCCGCGCGAGCGGCGGGCGATCTCGAAGGCGCCCTCCTCGTCGATCGGCACGTTGAGCAGCCCGGCGCTGCGTTTGACGATGCGCGCCAGCTCCTCGGGCGTATAGAACTCCAGCCGCGCCACGATGCCGAAGCGGTCGCGCAGCGGGTTGGTCAGCATGCCGGCGCGGGTGGTGGCGCCGACGAGCGTGAAGGGCTGCAGGTCGAGCTTGATGCTGCGCGCGGCCGGGCCTTCGCCGATCATGATGTCGATCTGGTAGTCCTCCAGCGCCGGATAGAGGATTTCCTCCACCACCGGGCTCAGGCGGTGGATCTCGTCGATGAAGAGCACGTCGTTCTTCTCGAGATTGGTCAGCAGCGCGGCCAGGTCCTTGGGTTTTTCCAGCACCGGGCCGCTGGTCTGGCGCAGGTTCACGCCCAGCTCGGCGGCGATGATGTGGCTCAGCGTGGTCTTGCCCAGGCC contains the following coding sequences:
- a CDS encoding histidine phosphatase family protein — its product is MDATRIIAIRHGETAWNVDTRIQGQLDIPLNETGEWQARQLGRALSAEPIAAVYASDLQRAHRTAEHVAEAVGGVDVQPITGLRERLFGTFEGLTFHDIESTLPEQAHLWRTRVPDFAPEGGESLLQFRERVLDTLHQLAARHPGEQIVLVAHGGVMDVLYRAATGQELQAPRTWKTGNAVINRLLWTPESVTLIGWADDSHLDPGTLDDTTT
- the ruvB gene encoding Holliday junction branch migration DNA helicase RuvB, whose product is MTIHTDDFAPPPGPSPARVISASPASPQEEAIERALRPKLLDEYIGQAKAREQLEIFIGAARKRDEALDHVLLFGPPGLGKTTLSHIIAAELGVNLRQTSGPVLEKPKDLAALLTNLEKNDVLFIDEIHRLSPVVEEILYPALEDYQIDIMIGEGPAARSIKLDLQPFTLVGATTRAGMLTNPLRDRFGIVARLEFYTPEELARIVKRSAGLLNVPIDEEGAFEIARRSRGTPRISNRLLRRVRDYADVKGDGRITLPIADRALKMLDVDPQGFDVMDRKLLEALIHRFDGGPVGLDNIAASIGEEAGTIEDVIEPYLIQQGFLQRTPRGRIATLAAYRHLQVTPPSRGADLFS